A section of the Telopea speciosissima isolate NSW1024214 ecotype Mountain lineage chromosome 3, Tspe_v1, whole genome shotgun sequence genome encodes:
- the LOC122655275 gene encoding uncharacterized protein LOC122655275 yields MELDLALREPKPIVTATSTTKEKQKLEKWETANRKCVTLMKRSIPENMKASVEKMDTTTEYMAAIKEVFEVSQSAEKAELMNQILSAKFDGNGSVREHILEISSMAQKLKDLETNLDDDFLVSLTLKSLPEQYETLKTTYAALRVK; encoded by the coding sequence ATGGAGTTGGACTTAGCTCTTAGAGAACCTAAGCCCATAGTTACAGCCACTAGCACAACTAAGGAGaaacagaaattagaaaaatgGGAAACTGCTAACAGAAAGTGTGTCACCTTGATGAAAAGATCTATCCCTGAAAATATGAAGGCTAGTGTGGAAAAGATGGACACTACAACTGAATATATGGCTGCCATCAAAGAAGTTTTTGAGGTTTCCCAAAGTGCTGAGAAAGCAGAATTGATGAATCAAATCCTCTCAGCCAAGTTTGATGGCAATGGAAGTGTCAGGGAGCATATTCTGGAGATATCTTCCATGGCACAAAAACTGAAAGATCTGGAGACTAACCTGGATGATGATTTTCTAGTCTCTCTTACACTGAAATCTCTCCCAGAGCAGTATGAGACTTTGAAGACCACCTATGCGGCTTTGAGGGTAAAATGA